Within the bacterium (Candidatus Blackallbacteria) CG13_big_fil_rev_8_21_14_2_50_49_14 genome, the region AATTCAGAAATGGCATTGCTGATACCCTGTTAACAACCTTTCTGGCTTCGGCTCTGGGCAGATTGGAGCGTGGGCAAACCCGTATCTTGGTGGCTCCTACTTTGCATGGCAGTATGCACAATGCGATTTTAACTGAAAGTCTGAATGCTTTACAGGAAATGGGCGTAGAAGTGATTCCTCCCAAGCAGGGCGATGGCAAGCATTTGCTGCCTGAGCTGGAAGAGATCGTCATGCGTACTGCCCGTTCTTTAACGGCTTCACCCTTAAGGGGGATTCCTGTCTTGGTGACAGGGGGGCCCACGCCTGTTCATCTGGATCAAATTCGCCGTTTGACCAACCGCTTTACAGGCCAATTGGGAATCGCCATTGCCAAAGAGCTTTGGTTGGCTGGGGCTGAAGCTTATTTGATTCAAGGCGAGAGTGGCTTGATTCCCCCGGTCTGGTTACCCCATCAGATCGTGCCCGATTATGCGACTTATCAGCAGACGGTTTTAAAGGTGCTTGCAGAAAGAGAGATGCCCGTTGGCATCTTTTCTGCTGCGGTTGCTGATTATTCTCCGCGCGAGGTTTACCCAGGCAAACGGCCCAGTGGGGAGACAGAATGGGAATTGAAACTTGTACCGACAGAAAAGGTGATACAGCGGGTACAAACGTCTTTTCCTGAGTTGATGCTGATTTCCTTTAAATTTGAAGCCCAGCTTTCGCATGCTGAATTGATGCAGATTGCCCGTCAGCGCCTGGAATCAGGCCATGCCGCCGTGATCGCCAATCGGGCTGAAGAACAGGGTGCTGAACAGGTGGCATGGTTGGTAACCCCCCATCAGCCTGAGCTGCGAATGGAATCCAAAGCTGGAATTGCCCGTGCTTTGAAGCTTTGGCTTGAGCAAGCCTTGAAGTGAAATAACGGACAGAGAAAAAGTCCGTGGCCTTGCTCTTGCCACGGACCAGAAAAGTACGGAAATTTTTCTTTTGCCCCACTGAGGACCTTGCTGGGACTTTTTTATTCTGTCAGTTTTTTTAAGCTGTGAAAATGCAGCATTTTGTTGCATCAATTTCCTTTGCTGTGGCTTCCAGAGGTTTGATATACTCTAGATATGCAAAAGCAACCCCTGATTTCGGTTATTACTCCGCTTTATAACTATGAAAAATTTATTGGCGGTTGCATTGAAAGCGTTTTGGCACAAACCTATCCCCATGTGGAAATGGTGATTGTAGATGATGAGTCCACAGACCACAGTGCTGAAGTCGTTCGGGAATACGCACAAAAATATCCTCAAATTCATTATATTTATCAATCAGGAAAAAAACTGGGCCCCTGGAAAATGGGGGTTGTTCCTGCCATCAATACTGCGATTCAGGCAGCCCAAGGCGAGTATATTGCCTGGCTAAGTGCTGATGATTTGGCTTGTCCTGAGCGTCTCAGTCATAGTTTGGCTGTCTTTACTGAGCAATTCCCAGACGACGACCGTTTGGCAATGGTTTATGCGGATACCTATCTGGAAGTGCATGAACGGGAATGTTTTGATAAGGTGCCTTTGCCCTTGGCCGATGTAGAAAAGGCATTTGATACCCAAGGCTACGTGCGTTGGCAAAGTCGGGATCAGGATTATGGCGAGGGATTGCTTCTACAAAACTTTAAAAACAATGTTATCAATGGCAGTACCAGTTTGATCCGTAAATGCGTGTTTGATGAGATTGGTTTGTTTGACAGTGCGTATCCATTGGTTCATGACTATGAAATGTGGATGCGCATGTTGCTGAAAGGATACCGGATTCAATTTTTGGCTGAACCTTTGATTATTTCTCGTATTCACACAGTCAATGTGCCTCGCTGGCACGCTTGCCAGCAAGAGGCTAAACAGCTGATACACAAAATTTGGATGGATTATGCACTTGAAGAGCTTTGTCTCAGCCCCTCTGCAGGGTCTGATGAAAGAGCTGATTTTCATTCTGCTTTGGGAGAGACTTTTGCTGAAAAGCGAATGTTTGACTTGGCTATTTCTGAATTTCGGAGATCAATGGAGCTTTCTGGTCGTTCTGATCTATATTTTGATGTATATAAACAAGTTGTCTTGAGCTATTTATTTCCTGTTTACAGATTGCTTCGCTACGGACATCGGTTATGAGTTTTTCGAATGCCCAAGAGTGGGCTCGACATTGGTTCGCTTTTTCTTCGCAAGAGTGGGCTTTTGTTTGGCCTCACGAAAAAGGACATTTTGAATATTTCTTTGGTCAAAAGAATGATAACCGTGAACTTTTAAATCAAGCGTTAAAACGTTTGATGAATGATTCCCACGATTGGGGAGCCCACGTGATCTTATGGATTTTTGGCCGTCATTATCCTATCAGAGAAGTTGGGCCAGGATGGTGGCAAGAGGCTTATCAAAAGGTATTGAGTGCAGGTAAAATGCTCAACATTTTACCTCCTATTCGTGATTTTCGTGTGACTTATTTGGTTCTTACTTATAATCGTCTTCAAAAATTAAAACGTACGATAGAGGCGATTAGAACTCAAACCTGTTCTGATTGGCTTTTGATTATTTGCGATGATGCTTCGCAAGATCAAACCTCAGAATATTGTTCTCATTTGACTGAACTAGATAGCCGTATTACGTATACGCGTAATCCTGTAAATTTAGGAAGTGCTAAAACCTGGAACCGTTTGTGTGAATTAGCTCAGACTGAACTGGTTGCTTCTTGTGCTGATGATGATTGGCTTTATCCAGATCATTTAGCTATTACTCGTCAAGGATTTCTCGATTATCCATGGAGTGCCATGAGTGCGGGTGGTTTTCATATTGTTTCCCCAGAGGGAGTTTTGCTCCGTAAGCATGGCCCTTTTGCACCCTTTGGTGGCCCAATTGATAATCAAAGAGAATTACAGCGTTGTGGTTTGATTTGCCCTGTAGGACCTGGTGTTGTGCATCGAAAAGAACTTTTGCATCATTGGGCGTCTGTAGATCCTCTGTACAGTGGACAAGGTGAACAATATGCGGGATGGGATTATTTGTTGACAGTGAAAACAGTTGGGCAGTTTGAGGCTGTTTTTCATCCTCAAATCTTGAGCTTTATGGAGGGAAATCCTTTATCGACTTATGCGAATCGCGATAACTCTTCTGAACTGATTTTTTTGTTGCGAGAAATAGTGAATGATTATAACGCTCTTTATGGTCCAAAATCTTATCCCTGGATTTTAGCTGAAAAGTTTTTGAAAAACCTTCGCTTTACACAAATCAAACGTCAGACACAAAGTTTGTCGATAAATATGAATTTATTGGATAGTGTAGAAGCTGAGATTGCTTCTCTCTGCTCTCATACAGAGTTGCTCAAACTCAATCCAAATGCTCCTTTCTCTGATCGCTCGCGTTGGCTTGAGGCTTTAGAATATCGTCTTATACGTTGGGGAATACATAAACTTCCTTTACCTCCTCAAACGTAAATATAGGTTCATAAGCTCTTGTGCTATATGAGATGTTGAAAATCTTTGAAGACAATCCTGACGTATCTGTTTTGAAGAATAACTTTTGTATTGATTGATCATTGTAAGCATGGCTTGCGCCAATTGATCTGGTTGGCCGATATCTACCAAAACTCCATTTGTTTTGGTTACTATATCTTCTGGCCCTCCACAACGTGTTGCAATGATGGGCTTGCCACAAGCTAATGCTTCAATATAGCTGATCCCGAAGGTCTCTGAGTAACTGGGTAAAACAAATGCATCTGTGGATTGGTAAAAAGAAATTGTTTCAGAATGTGGTAAGGGGCCTATAAAGTTTATAAAACGATCTATTTTTAAGCTTTCTGCTTTGTGTTTATATTGGTTAATCATTCCTCCTCCAATAAGTTGAAGGCGAACGTGGGGGGCTTGAGTAATTACTTTAGCCAAGGCGATAAGTAAATCATCAATTCCTTTGCTGGGACTAAGATGAGCGACGCAAAGAAATTGAAACTGATCAGAAGGTTGTTTTTCTTTGGGGATAAACAAGGTTTCATCAACAATATTAGGAATAACTTCAACTCTTTTTATCCCGAGAGCCCGTATGCGTTTTGCTAAGCTTTCACTTACTGCAACTACACTATTCGCTTGATTTAAAGGCTTTTCCAATAAAGGAGTAAGTTGACCTTTGTTCGTAATAAAAGCTTTATTTGGAAATGGAAATGGCCCCATATGTTCTGTAATAATAAAAGGGATTTCAAGTAATTGAGCCAAATACCAACCAATGTGTCCTGCTGGCCAAGTGACATGGGCATGTATTAAATCTATTGTGCCAAATTTTTGTTGAATATAGTTCAGGTTTTTAAGATGTGCTTTGCGTATTCCATTTAAATTTCCATATAGGAAATGCTCACTCCATGTCAGTGAAGGGGTTGATATTTCTACAAAATTATTTTGTTTTTCTGTAATGATGGGTGAGGTTTTTTTTTGACTATAAAATACATTTAATTTGTGTATTGCATTCAATATATTTCTGGGGCTTATTAAGAATTCATAAGGGCAATGTGAACTTATAATAAAACGATCATTGGGAAAATTTTTAGCTAAAGCGCTTGCCTGTTGTTGAACAAAAATACCGCTATAAGGAAATTGAGGATAAGGATACCAGCTTGGGATAATTAAGATATTCATTTTTTCAGCATTAATAATTTTTTTGAATAACTAATAATAAAAAATTTTTCTTTTTTTCCTAAAAGTATTTTCCAAATATAAATGATATATATTATGAATAATATATTGTTAAGTAAAATGCTTTGTAAATTAAGTTTTTCTGAGTCAAAAATTGTTAAAATAATGATTGTTGTGTAAAATAATGAAAATTTAATTAAAAATCCTAATTCATATTGGATATTGATGTAGTTTTTTGATTTTTTATTATTCCATTTAATTAATAAAAAGCACATAAATACTTGTCCGAAAATTTGTGCGGTAAGTGCTCCAACGCCTTTAAGATAGGGGGTTATTAATACTGATAAACTAATAAAAATAATTACCGTAATTCCTTGAAAGATGATACTATAGCTGATCTCTTTTGCAATATAAGATTCTACACTTAAAATAAGCAAAATTCCTGTGAATAGTTGAACTGTGGAGCTAAGTCCTATCAAGCGATAGGCTGGATAAAAATTCGGTTGAGTAAAAATTACAATAATGGGTTTTGCGAATAAATAAAGTGCAATACTGATTGTCCCTACGGATAGCAGGTAATAGGACATGATTTTTCCGAAGACAATTTTGGCTTCGTCTGGTTTTTCTTTAAAAGACCAGACGAAGGGGGTCCAGGCGGTTATAAATGCATTAATGACGAGTGAAAGTGCTGTGCCAAAGGTGGTTCCAATTGAGTAAATACCTATTTCTTCAAGACTGGCATATACTTTTAAAATATAAATATTTCCCTGTTGCATGAGAAAGTAGAAAAGAAAACCTGGCAGAGAAATCATTCCGAGTTTAACCAATTCACGTACGACAGAAAAATTTTGGAATAAACGAACACCTGCGTAATTCCAGAGGAGTAATACCATACATAAGGTGCCGATAGCATTGCCTAAAAAACGTCCAAAATTACCCCAATGAAGGACTGCAACAAAAAAAGTAGAGAGAGAAAGATTGATAAAATTAACACTTGTATAAATAGCTACTGTGGTCAGGCTTTTGTTTTCATATTGTAATTTTAAGGCTAGAGGTACAGTTGCAATAGTTAAAGCACTGGTTAGAAGCATCAGGCAGACCAGATCCTGATGCTCAGGTGTTGAGAAAATCCATTGGCTGATATGGGCACTGCCAACCCATGCAATCAGAAGTAAACAAAATATGCCAGGAAATAAGAGCATCTGTGCATTAAATATGACTTGTTTTCGATAATCAGGATCCTCATGTGCATGATAAACCAAACCTATGGCTGTACCCATTCCTAGGGATAAAAAACCAATGATAAAGGCACTGACTAAACCTAAAACAGAATTTACACCATAATCCGCTGGTGTGAGGAAAGAAGTAAAAAGAGGCAGGATTAAAAGTGATAAGGCTTGGTAGGTTGCAGTTCCCAATCCATAAATAAGTGATTGCTGAATCAGGCGTTTTAGATGTTCTAACATGATAGAGATATAAAGATTTTGAATGGAGAGACGGTTCTAATTTTCACAATGCCTTTATACCTTACTTATCTGGGATCTTTGAAATCTTAGCATGAACACTTGATTCTTACGAGTTTTGGTCTGATGTATTTCCTCTATTAAGATGTTTAGCTCAGGAAGTTTTTTCTTGGGCTTTTTACTTGCGTCCCAATAAAAATGCTCCCTGGGGTTTTTCGGCATGCTGCCCCTCAGAAAAAACCAATTGTCCTCGTAAATAGGTGCGTTTTACGACCCCCCTCAGTTCTTGACGTAGATAGGGTGAAACAGGGTGTTTAAAGAAAATCTGTTCAGGGCTTAATTTGAATCGGGCATTTGGGTCCCAGATGACAAGATCGGCATCTGCTCCAAGAGCGATGCGTCCTTTTTGGGGTTGACCGATAAAATCAGCAGGGGCAGTTGACATCAGCTTTGCCAATTCTTCAAGGCTGAAACCGCGCTCTTGGGCACGTGTCCAGACACTGGGCAATCCCAATTGCAAAGAGGCAATGCCGCCCCAGGCATGCAGAACATCTCCCGCTTCGAAACATTTTAAACCTGGGATGCAGGGAGAGTGATCGGTCACAATGCAATCGAGAAGCCCCTCTTTGAGGGCCTGCCAAAGGGCTTCCTGGTTGTTTTGTTCTCGAATGGGGGGCATGCATTTGTATTCAGGATGCCCATCTGGAATGGTTTCTGCGGCAAAGTAAAGATAATGCGGGCAGGTTTCTACACTGAAGGGCAGGCCTTCTGCTTTGGCTGCACGAATATCCGGGAGTGCAGAGGCCGACGAAAGATGCACGATATGGGTTGGGCAGCCGGTCTCGCGACACAGTTTAACCATGTGTTGGATTGCGCGATCTTCCCAGTCGCGTGGGCGAGACTGAAGAAAGGCTTGGTAGCTTTGTGCCTGGCTTTCAGCATGAACAGGTGCCTTTCCTTCCAATTCAGCATGTACCAGCAGAGGAACCCCGGCCTGTTTGAGGATCGGCATGGCAATTTTTAAATCTTGAGTTTGTGCTTGGGGGAAGTCATCGATCCCTGAATGGATCAGAAAACATTTAAAACCCAGGACGCCGTCGTTAATCATGGCCACCAATTCATTTTGATTGTTGGGAACGACCCCTCCCCAAAAACCGATATCGATCCAGGCCTGGTTTTGGGCTACCTGGCGCTTGAGCGCAAAAGCCTCAACGCTGGTGGTTACTGGGTCTGAATTCAAAGGCATATCGACCAAGGTGGTGACTCCCCCAGCGGCTGCTGCACGGGTGGCTGTCCAAAATCCTTCCCATTCAGTGCGACCAGGTTCATTGACATGGACATGCGGGTCTACCAGCCCAGGCATCATCACAGCCGAGCCCAGGTTTTCTGCTGTTGGGGTGCAGGTACCCAATTCAATGCCTGAAATTTTTCCGTCTGCGATATGCAGGGTGGCTGCCTGTTCGCCTGTGGGCAAAATCACGCGCTCGCTGTAGAGACTCAATGCCGTCATAGTTGCTTTCCCTTCAGGGGTAATTTGAACTAATTTTAGCTTGTTTTGAGAAGCTTGCCCATTTCTTTGACCTGCGGAAAAAGGATGGGACAAATGGTTTTCGAATCTTGTTTAAATTTTTTGATTTTCTAAGAAATCAATTGTTTTGCCTTTTCAATTTTTGGGAATAGTCATTGCATCCTCGGATTCGGTTTCCTTACCGAATGGCCGCTAAGCAAGTAAGAGTTGATGGGTAAAATATATGTTTTCAAAGCTTTATTTTCAACGTAAAGCTCAAAAAGGATTTACCTTGATTGAGCTGATGGTCGTGAT harbors:
- a CDS encoding phosphopantothenoylcysteine decarboxylase, with the protein product MSARWNPLPPEPSDLDDHAVRLQGDALQGKRIALLVCGGIAAIKAPLLVRELRRQGAEITVFVSEEALRYTTEEALAWSSDRPVISRLSSRSEHLSGQMAFDACLVAPATYNTLNKFRNGIADTLLTTFLASALGRLERGQTRILVAPTLHGSMHNAILTESLNALQEMGVEVIPPKQGDGKHLLPELEEIVMRTARSLTASPLRGIPVLVTGGPTPVHLDQIRRLTNRFTGQLGIAIAKELWLAGAEAYLIQGESGLIPPVWLPHQIVPDYATYQQTVLKVLAEREMPVGIFSAAVADYSPREVYPGKRPSGETEWELKLVPTEKVIQRVQTSFPELMLISFKFEAQLSHAELMQIARQRLESGHAAVIANRAEEQGAEQVAWLVTPHQPELRMESKAGIARALKLWLEQALK
- the allB gene encoding allantoinase AllB — translated: MTALSLYSERVILPTGEQAATLHIADGKISGIELGTCTPTAENLGSAVMMPGLVDPHVHVNEPGRTEWEGFWTATRAAAAGGVTTLVDMPLNSDPVTTSVEAFALKRQVAQNQAWIDIGFWGGVVPNNQNELVAMINDGVLGFKCFLIHSGIDDFPQAQTQDLKIAMPILKQAGVPLLVHAELEGKAPVHAESQAQSYQAFLQSRPRDWEDRAIQHMVKLCRETGCPTHIVHLSSASALPDIRAAKAEGLPFSVETCPHYLYFAAETIPDGHPEYKCMPPIREQNNQEALWQALKEGLLDCIVTDHSPCIPGLKCFEAGDVLHAWGGIASLQLGLPSVWTRAQERGFSLEELAKLMSTAPADFIGQPQKGRIALGADADLVIWDPNARFKLSPEQIFFKHPVSPYLRQELRGVVKRTYLRGQLVFSEGQHAEKPQGAFLLGRK